One genomic window of Leptospira paudalimensis includes the following:
- a CDS encoding 4Fe-4S dicluster domain-containing protein — MKRKDLFREGFKSVFQFTFTKADEISEAIKEVWQEETDQIPKKGSKSNPKPITKKTKQKSKPTLVRKRKTKMFQTLSLPPGATKDFFSLCTGCNECIFACPYAVLFPVTATDSEKTYPHFDPNAKACHLCSDWPCITACPEKALLPYEVSETTPKFGKAKLLKEFCINEKTGESTCNACFVTCPIEKTVKFKGNLPVFAQSSCTGCGLCVETCPSFPKAIQIKLFKSE, encoded by the coding sequence ATGAAACGAAAGGATCTTTTCCGAGAAGGATTTAAATCCGTTTTCCAATTTACCTTCACGAAAGCGGATGAAATTTCCGAAGCCATCAAAGAAGTTTGGCAGGAAGAAACAGACCAAATCCCTAAAAAAGGTTCCAAATCCAATCCAAAACCAATCACAAAGAAAACAAAACAAAAAAGCAAGCCGACTCTTGTTCGGAAACGTAAGACAAAGATGTTCCAAACTCTGTCTTTACCTCCTGGAGCAACAAAAGATTTTTTTTCTCTCTGTACAGGTTGTAACGAATGTATTTTTGCCTGTCCTTATGCCGTCCTATTCCCTGTTACAGCAACAGATTCAGAAAAAACATATCCACATTTTGATCCGAATGCAAAAGCCTGCCACCTTTGTTCTGATTGGCCATGTATTACGGCTTGTCCCGAAAAAGCATTATTACCGTACGAAGTGTCCGAAACAACACCAAAGTTCGGTAAGGCGAAACTTTTAAAAGAATTTTGTATCAATGAAAAAACAGGGGAATCAACCTGTAATGCTTGTTTTGTTACCTGCCCTATCGAAAAAACCGTTAAATTTAAAGGGAATTTACCAGTTTTTGCACAATCGAGTTGCACAGGATGTGGGTTATGTGTAGAAACTTGTCCAAGTTTTCCAAAAGCAATTCAGATTAAATTATTCAAAAGCGAATGA
- a CDS encoding guanylate kinase — MKANPNLYIISSVAGGGKSTIIQALLKENPEFYFSISCTTRDPRPGDEEGKTYYFLTIPEFQKRIAAGEFYEWAEVHGNYYGTPKAPILQAIKEHRVALLDLDVQGAKSVKELRPESVTIFIEPPSREIWIERLIRRGTDSKTSIEKRIENGIHELDEAPSFDYVVVNDKLEDAIIEVKAILCGTKSKL; from the coding sequence TTGAAAGCAAATCCAAATCTTTACATCATCTCTTCTGTTGCTGGTGGAGGAAAATCGACCATCATCCAAGCCCTTCTCAAAGAGAACCCAGAGTTTTATTTTTCCATCTCCTGCACCACACGGGACCCACGGCCTGGGGATGAAGAAGGGAAAACCTATTATTTTCTAACCATTCCTGAATTCCAAAAAAGAATCGCTGCTGGCGAGTTTTATGAATGGGCGGAAGTCCATGGCAATTATTATGGAACTCCAAAAGCACCTATCTTACAGGCTATCAAGGAACACCGTGTGGCACTTCTCGATTTGGATGTCCAAGGTGCCAAATCGGTAAAGGAACTAAGGCCTGAATCGGTAACCATTTTCATCGAACCTCCAAGCCGTGAGATTTGGATTGAACGCCTCATCCGTAGAGGGACTGATTCTAAAACAAGTATCGAAAAACGGATTGAAAATGGAATTCATGAACTAGATGAAGCACCTAGCTTTGATTATGTGGTTGTGAATGACAAATTAGAAGATGCCATCATAGAAGTGAAGGCAATCCTTTGTGGTACAAAATCGAAACTCTAA
- a CDS encoding FliI/YscN family ATPase: protein MIEKKFTEQIDAISKYLNVVEKIEPIRKSGVVVSVVGNVIYSQGPPDSKVGEILEVERGSDKGYLACVLVGFKDHLYTLMPLGDTQEIFPHAFVFSSGRQITLNAGPELLGRVLNGLGKPIDNKGILITKEERASEPRFLNPLDRPPISEILETGVRAIDGMLTVGRGQRIGIFSGSGVGKSSLLGMIARYTNADVNVVALIGERGREVNEFLHVELGKEALARSVVFVATSDSSKMEQVSCANLACSAAEYFREKGMSVNLYMDSLTRYAEALRELSIGEPVVTKGYASSVFTKMAKLVERAGTSHNGGSITGFYTVLTDAEDDMDDIVADKVRGFIDGHIVLTRKLAEQSHYPAIDVPSSLSRLMQKIVNEDHYMRASIVRELISKYKNSEDIILLNAYVRGADEKIDMAIDKKSQIDDYLRQRIEEKSSYNEAIKKLELILQTSSRTDDEF from the coding sequence ATGATCGAAAAAAAATTCACAGAACAAATCGATGCCATTTCGAAATACCTGAATGTCGTCGAAAAAATCGAACCCATTCGCAAAAGTGGGGTCGTTGTTTCTGTTGTGGGGAACGTGATCTATTCCCAAGGTCCACCCGATTCCAAAGTGGGTGAAATTTTAGAAGTCGAACGTGGGTCTGACAAAGGTTATTTAGCTTGCGTACTCGTTGGATTTAAAGACCATCTTTACACCTTAATGCCATTAGGTGATACTCAAGAAATTTTCCCTCATGCCTTTGTATTTTCCTCTGGTAGACAAATCACATTAAATGCAGGTCCTGAACTTTTAGGACGAGTTTTAAATGGTCTGGGAAAACCAATTGATAACAAAGGGATCCTCATCACAAAAGAAGAAAGAGCTTCCGAACCTAGGTTCTTAAACCCACTCGATCGCCCTCCTATCTCTGAAATTTTAGAAACAGGGGTTCGTGCCATTGATGGTATGTTAACAGTTGGGCGGGGACAACGGATTGGAATTTTTTCAGGTTCTGGAGTTGGTAAATCCAGTTTACTTGGTATGATCGCCCGTTATACGAACGCAGATGTAAACGTAGTCGCTCTCATTGGAGAAAGGGGCCGCGAGGTAAATGAATTTTTACACGTAGAACTTGGGAAAGAAGCATTGGCAAGATCGGTTGTTTTTGTTGCGACTTCTGATTCTTCCAAAATGGAACAGGTAAGTTGTGCTAACCTAGCCTGTTCTGCAGCAGAATACTTCCGCGAAAAAGGAATGTCTGTCAATTTGTATATGGACTCCCTCACACGGTATGCAGAAGCATTAAGAGAATTATCCATAGGTGAACCTGTCGTCACAAAAGGATATGCATCAAGTGTGTTTACCAAAATGGCAAAACTTGTCGAACGAGCCGGCACTTCACATAACGGCGGTTCCATTACTGGATTTTATACAGTATTAACTGATGCAGAAGATGATATGGATGATATTGTGGCAGACAAGGTGCGAGGATTTATCGACGGACATATTGTCTTAACGAGAAAACTTGCCGAACAAAGCCATTACCCTGCCATTGACGTTCCTTCTTCGCTTTCTCGATTGATGCAAAAAATTGTGAATGAAGATCACTATATGCGTGCTTCCATTGTAAGGGAGTTAATATCCAAATACAAAAATTCAGAAGATATTATTTTACTCAATGCCTATGTGCGTGGTGCTGATGAAAAAATAGACATGGCAATTGATAAAAAATCGCAAATTGATGACTATTTAAGACAACGAATTGAAGAAAAATCTTCTTACAACGAGGCGATCAAAAAACTAGAACTGATCTTACAAACATCATCAAGAACTGATGATGAATTCTAA
- the fliJ gene encoding flagellar export protein FliJ — protein sequence MKRFRFSLETVLKLRGLKEEEEIRRLSVVVSKLNSLISEKENNEKEIESSYEAILSSAKVGTSLSDYLSIEQYIKGLIRRNEELDHRISNQTDEVNLVRKDVMVARMNKKVIEVLKDKRFLEWKKKRNRMERREVEEFNFHLNKQSLFDSFDSFGPKASKKIPRTFKILNREDGGDELASDFKTLRDFYEKYYLGQGKS from the coding sequence GTGAAACGATTTCGCTTCAGTTTGGAGACGGTTTTAAAACTTCGAGGCTTAAAAGAAGAGGAAGAAATCCGCCGTTTGTCAGTGGTTGTATCCAAACTTAATTCCCTCATCTCCGAAAAAGAAAACAATGAAAAAGAAATCGAATCTTCCTACGAAGCCATTTTATCTTCTGCAAAAGTAGGGACAAGTTTATCAGACTATTTATCCATTGAACAATACATCAAAGGGCTCATCCGCCGGAACGAAGAATTAGATCATAGGATCTCAAACCAAACCGATGAAGTGAATTTGGTACGTAAAGATGTGATGGTTGCCAGGATGAATAAAAAAGTCATCGAGGTCTTAAAGGACAAACGATTCCTCGAATGGAAAAAAAAGCGAAATCGAATGGAACGTAGGGAAGTGGAAGAATTCAATTTTCACCTAAACAAACAGTCGTTATTTGATTCGTTTGATAGTTTTGGGCCGAAGGCTTCTAAAAAAATTCCAAGAACTTTCAAAATTTTAAACAGGGAAGATGGCGGAGACGAACTCGCATCTGACTTTAAAACTCTCCGCGATTTTTACGAAAAATATTACTTAGGACAAGGCAAATCATAA
- a CDS encoding SpoIIE family protein phosphatase: MYSFLLVFLKKYVKLGVLSHKYLHLLLFVWSQFLGSFSPAFATSLGDSVESSGGNPIHLEGDWEFYPRVFLSEVETRDLPFQMLTVPGIWNSVLGNGEGYGTYRLVLQKPSYLANEEVFGIKILDVATASRVFWNGKQLGSSGVVAKTRDKSDPSYQFQLYPLPWKDGPNELLIEISNFHHAKGGLWEPPYIGEWNQLYRESESDLASSLFLAGSVFIIALYHFGLFYFRRTDKGNLLFGFAALLLALRTLFTGERFVFNELAPILSWNICLRIEYFTFYISPYLFFAFFREFYPDYYPKWMHRLLLFPTLLFISFLIVLPTQVYTELNSYYQIVFLFGILMILQGVFRAAIHKKESGFLFLVGICTVAIAALVDLLNANQIFYSVEAIPIGIFVFILVQSLTLSRRFSRAFSEVETLSKRLLALDKLKDEFLANTSHELKTPLNGIIGIAESMFDGIGGKLNQEQRQNLGMIVSSGKRLSSLVDDILDFSKMKNRDLDLDLKAIDLHQICDFVLVISRPLYVTKNLTVRNNVPIDFPPILGDEARLQQILFNIIGNAIKFTEKGRIEVSCEIADKMAVISIRDTGIGIPKDKFSDIFRSFEQVDSSTTRKFGGTGLGLAISKRLVELHGGNIWVESVPSEGSVFSFSLPLAREGEIPIEKPPMKKTEMWFGGDNFDFEPIEDTEEEFDGEKLKVIVVDDEPINRQVLKNHLTLIGCDVSEAANGVDAIRLVRDEGPFELMILDIMMPGMSGYDVCAVLRESYSLYQLPILFLTAKNQIADIIAALEAGGNDYLAKPFDKRELISRAKNLITLKKAVEEQNKFIAIQNELGLARKLQYSILPEEAPNVVGIKTEFYYEPMDSIGGDFFDFHAISETELGVLIADVSGHGIPAALVSAMLKIAFSTQVRLAKEPSQLLNQINATLLGKMKGAFVTASYIYINLETKQMIHARCGHPPLILNRKGENKAKLSMPQGKLIGWIPELDIQEDHIQIQSGDRIVLYTDGITEATNAQKDMIGQENWEMMSHRYSGYPVTESKRLLLEKIKEFTGNRTPDDDVTLVILEIE; this comes from the coding sequence TTGTACTCTTTTTTACTCGTATTTTTAAAAAAATACGTAAAACTTGGAGTATTGTCCCATAAATACTTACATCTCCTATTGTTTGTTTGGAGCCAGTTTTTAGGTTCCTTTTCTCCTGCTTTTGCCACCTCACTCGGAGATTCAGTGGAATCCAGTGGTGGAAACCCGATCCATTTGGAAGGGGATTGGGAGTTTTACCCCAGAGTGTTTTTATCGGAAGTGGAAACTCGGGATCTTCCTTTCCAAATGTTAACAGTCCCTGGAATTTGGAACTCTGTCCTTGGCAATGGAGAAGGGTATGGGACCTACCGCCTTGTATTGCAAAAGCCAAGTTATTTGGCAAATGAGGAAGTGTTTGGAATCAAAATTTTGGATGTGGCAACTGCCTCACGTGTGTTTTGGAACGGCAAACAACTTGGTTCTTCCGGTGTTGTCGCAAAAACACGAGACAAGTCTGACCCTTCTTACCAATTCCAATTGTATCCTTTACCATGGAAGGATGGCCCAAACGAGTTACTCATTGAAATTTCTAATTTCCATCATGCTAAGGGTGGGTTATGGGAACCACCTTACATCGGTGAGTGGAACCAATTGTATAGGGAAAGTGAATCAGACCTTGCCTCTTCCTTGTTTTTGGCAGGATCTGTATTTATCATTGCATTGTATCATTTTGGATTGTTTTACTTTCGGCGCACAGACAAAGGGAATTTATTATTTGGATTTGCCGCTTTACTTTTAGCCCTTCGCACTTTATTCACTGGTGAAAGATTTGTCTTCAATGAACTTGCCCCAATTTTAAGTTGGAATATTTGTTTACGAATCGAATACTTTACGTTTTATATTTCACCTTATTTGTTCTTTGCATTTTTTCGTGAGTTTTATCCTGATTATTATCCAAAATGGATGCACAGGTTACTTCTTTTTCCCACATTATTATTCATTTCATTTTTGATAGTACTACCAACACAAGTTTATACAGAACTAAATAGTTATTACCAAATTGTATTTTTATTTGGAATCCTCATGATATTGCAAGGAGTGTTCCGAGCAGCCATCCACAAAAAAGAAAGTGGGTTTTTGTTTTTAGTGGGAATCTGCACAGTTGCAATTGCAGCACTTGTAGATTTGTTAAACGCAAACCAAATTTTTTATTCAGTGGAAGCAATTCCGATTGGTATTTTTGTTTTTATCCTAGTTCAATCTCTTACACTTTCTAGAAGATTTAGCCGTGCATTTTCAGAAGTGGAAACTTTATCGAAACGATTATTGGCTTTAGATAAACTGAAAGATGAATTTCTAGCAAATACTTCCCATGAATTAAAAACACCATTAAATGGAATTATTGGCATCGCCGAATCTATGTTTGATGGTATAGGTGGGAAACTAAACCAAGAGCAGAGACAAAATTTGGGTATGATTGTCAGTTCAGGGAAAAGACTCTCTTCGTTAGTTGATGACATTTTAGATTTTTCCAAAATGAAAAATCGTGATTTGGATTTAGACCTGAAGGCAATTGACCTACACCAAATTTGTGATTTTGTACTTGTGATCTCAAGACCCTTATATGTAACAAAAAATCTTACCGTTCGGAATAATGTTCCTATCGATTTTCCACCGATTCTCGGTGATGAAGCAAGACTCCAACAAATTTTGTTCAATATCATTGGGAATGCAATTAAGTTCACAGAAAAGGGAAGGATTGAAGTTTCTTGTGAAATCGCAGATAAAATGGCAGTGATTTCCATCCGAGATACTGGAATTGGAATTCCTAAAGATAAGTTTTCTGACATCTTTCGTTCCTTTGAACAAGTGGATTCTTCCACAACACGAAAGTTTGGTGGGACTGGACTTGGGCTCGCCATTTCAAAACGGTTGGTTGAACTCCATGGAGGAAATATTTGGGTAGAATCTGTTCCTTCAGAAGGTTCTGTGTTTTCTTTTTCATTACCTTTAGCAAGAGAAGGAGAAATCCCTATCGAAAAACCTCCAATGAAAAAAACAGAGATGTGGTTTGGTGGAGACAATTTTGATTTTGAGCCAATAGAAGACACAGAAGAAGAATTTGATGGTGAAAAATTAAAAGTCATCGTTGTGGATGATGAACCTATTAACCGTCAGGTGTTAAAAAACCATTTAACATTGATTGGGTGTGATGTAAGTGAAGCTGCGAATGGTGTGGATGCGATTCGTCTTGTGAGAGATGAAGGACCATTTGAACTCATGATACTCGATATTATGATGCCAGGAATGAGTGGATATGATGTTTGTGCTGTTTTACGAGAATCATATTCTTTATACCAATTGCCTATATTGTTTTTAACCGCAAAAAACCAAATTGCTGACATTATCGCTGCATTGGAAGCAGGTGGAAATGATTACTTGGCAAAACCTTTCGACAAACGTGAATTGATCTCTCGTGCTAAAAATCTAATTACCTTAAAAAAAGCAGTAGAAGAACAAAACAAATTCATCGCCATTCAAAACGAATTGGGATTAGCTCGAAAACTTCAATACTCCATTCTACCTGAAGAAGCACCAAATGTAGTAGGTATCAAAACAGAGTTTTATTATGAACCAATGGATAGTATTGGAGGAGACTTTTTTGATTTCCATGCGATCTCTGAAACAGAACTAGGAGTTCTCATCGCGGACGTATCTGGGCATGGAATTCCAGCTGCCTTAGTGTCAGCGATGTTAAAAATTGCATTTTCCACACAAGTGAGGCTTGCGAAAGAACCTTCCCAACTTTTGAACCAAATCAATGCAACGCTCCTTGGAAAGATGAAAGGTGCATTTGTGACTGCATCTTATATCTATATCAATTTAGAAACCAAACAAATGATCCATGCTCGTTGTGGACACCCTCCTCTTATCCTCAACCGAAAAGGGGAAAACAAAGCCAAACTCAGTATGCCACAAGGAAAACTAATTGGTTGGATTCCGGAACTTGATATTCAGGAAGACCATATTCAAATCCAATCAGGTGATCGAATTGTGTTGTATACAGATGGAATTACAGAAGCTACCAATGCACAAAAAGATATGATTGGCCAAGAAAATTGGGAAATGATGTCGCACCGTTATAGTGGTTATCCAGTCACAGAATCAAAACGATTGTTACTCGAAAAAATCAAAGAGTTTACAGGGAATAGAACACCAGATGATGACGTTACACTCGTCATCTTAGAAATTGAATGA
- a CDS encoding periplasmic-type flagellar collar protein FlbB has product MASVTDSTRSFFLIVLIFFLVAIGFFVFDYFQVINAEDYLPFLKKQAGLVNQDLLSPTELEKLEMEKAKERLIADREELEQMKRELEEKSSSLSADKERLEELKEGIQRKEKEMAEKARKDNARAEKVKVLANKVANMPPESARDMLLNWPDYDIIEVFEQMDKDAEEDGRQTITTYLLTLFPAERRSVISNKWLDAGAKNVPNYGKSIDEENDEP; this is encoded by the coding sequence ATGGCAAGTGTAACCGACAGCACAAGATCCTTCTTTTTAATTGTTTTGATTTTTTTTCTAGTAGCGATTGGTTTTTTTGTTTTTGACTACTTCCAAGTCATTAATGCAGAGGATTACCTTCCTTTCTTAAAAAAACAAGCTGGCCTTGTGAACCAAGACCTACTCTCTCCCACTGAGCTCGAAAAGTTGGAAATGGAAAAAGCAAAAGAAAGACTGATTGCTGACCGAGAAGAACTCGAACAAATGAAACGAGAGTTAGAGGAAAAATCTTCATCACTCAGTGCCGACAAAGAACGATTGGAAGAACTCAAAGAAGGGATCCAACGGAAAGAAAAAGAAATGGCGGAAAAGGCGAGAAAAGACAATGCGCGTGCCGAAAAAGTAAAAGTCCTCGCAAACAAAGTGGCGAACATGCCTCCCGAATCAGCAAGAGATATGCTCCTCAATTGGCCTGACTATGATATCATTGAAGTATTCGAACAAATGGACAAGGATGCAGAAGAAGATGGAAGGCAAACCATCACAACCTATCTACTCACTTTATTCCCTGCCGAAAGAAGGTCTGTCATATCGAATAAATGGCTCGATGCAGGTGCCAAAAATGTTCCCAATTACGGCAAAAGTATTGATGAGGAAAACGACGAACCTTAA
- a CDS encoding LIC10235 family protein — translation MEPQKVGPGQIDKIADDLKKDPEKSIGNYLFKGFRIQISKYKASGAERVQQLYKRRRAQGLCIVCGTKVTRKNPVTGILYRLCDTHRAEIDQKNKEKAKAKKGK, via the coding sequence ATGGAACCACAAAAAGTAGGCCCAGGACAAATCGACAAAATCGCGGATGATCTTAAAAAAGACCCAGAGAAGTCGATTGGGAATTACCTTTTCAAAGGATTCAGAATTCAAATCTCCAAGTACAAAGCATCTGGAGCGGAGAGAGTTCAACAACTTTACAAAAGAAGAAGAGCACAAGGTCTATGCATCGTTTGTGGTACCAAAGTAACTCGTAAAAATCCGGTAACAGGAATTCTTTACAGACTTTGCGACACTCATAGAGCAGAAATCGACCAAAAGAATAAAGAAAAAGCAAAAGCGAAAAAAGGAAAATAA
- the murA gene encoding UDP-N-acetylglucosamine 1-carboxyvinyltransferase encodes MSSSYFKIIGKNPLHGTIVPQGNKNEALPLLGALLLWEGDVILENLPEIADVQKLMDVLRHIGVEITSLDTKGSYLFQKKNPVKSDLPYELCSQLRGAVTLAGPILARTGRVFLPKPGGDKIGRRRMDTHLLALEALGAKIEVFPDGYMITADRLFGKDILLDEASVTATENAVMAAVFAEGTTIIRNAASEPHVQGLCRFLQAAGAKIEGIGTNHLTITGVTSLSSPSGGLRHRIGSDYLEVGSFISLAAVTGGEIHITDVNLEDIRMIRMVYSRLGIEVRPTETGILVPSDQKMEIIPDYHGATPKIDDAPWPGFPADMTSVALVTATQCKGTVLIHEKLFESRLFFVDNIIAMGAQIILCDPHRAIVIGANRLYGQRVASPDIRAGMAMIIAALCAEGQSEIHNIVQIDRGFESIDTRLRSLGAQIERIPS; translated from the coding sequence GTGAGCTCTTCCTACTTTAAAATTATCGGCAAAAATCCACTCCACGGGACAATTGTTCCCCAAGGAAATAAAAACGAAGCACTTCCACTCCTAGGAGCTTTACTCTTATGGGAGGGAGACGTGATTTTAGAAAATCTACCCGAAATTGCCGATGTCCAGAAGCTCATGGATGTCCTCCGCCACATTGGTGTGGAAATAACTTCCCTCGATACCAAAGGATCTTACCTCTTTCAGAAAAAAAATCCAGTGAAATCGGATTTACCATATGAACTTTGTTCCCAACTGAGAGGAGCTGTGACTCTTGCTGGCCCCATCCTCGCAAGAACTGGGCGTGTCTTTTTACCTAAACCTGGTGGAGACAAAATTGGTCGCCGTCGTATGGACACCCACCTCCTTGCTTTGGAAGCCCTTGGCGCAAAAATTGAAGTCTTTCCTGACGGTTATATGATCACAGCGGATCGTTTGTTCGGTAAAGACATCCTACTCGATGAGGCGTCGGTGACTGCGACAGAAAATGCAGTGATGGCAGCTGTTTTTGCAGAAGGAACCACGATCATTCGCAATGCGGCTTCCGAACCACATGTACAGGGACTTTGCCGATTTTTACAAGCGGCAGGTGCCAAAATCGAAGGGATTGGGACAAACCACCTAACGATCACAGGTGTTACTTCACTTTCTTCTCCGAGTGGTGGTTTACGACACCGCATTGGTTCAGATTATTTGGAAGTTGGATCTTTTATTAGTTTAGCGGCCGTAACAGGTGGGGAAATCCATATTACCGATGTTAATTTAGAAGACATCCGAATGATCCGAATGGTCTATTCCCGACTTGGGATCGAGGTGCGACCAACAGAAACTGGTATCCTCGTCCCCTCCGACCAAAAAATGGAAATCATACCTGACTACCATGGAGCCACTCCCAAAATTGATGATGCACCTTGGCCTGGGTTCCCAGCTGATATGACATCAGTGGCTTTAGTGACTGCTACTCAGTGTAAGGGAACCGTTCTCATCCATGAAAAACTCTTTGAATCCAGACTCTTTTTTGTGGATAATATCATCGCAATGGGTGCCCAAATCATCCTTTGTGACCCACATAGGGCCATTGTGATTGGTGCCAACAGATTGTATGGACAACGAGTGGCAAGCCCTGACATTCGTGCGGGAATGGCGATGATCATTGCTGCTCTTTGTGCAGAAGGCCAAAGTGAGATCCATAACATCGTACAAATTGACAGAGGATTTGAGTCTATTGATACAAGGTTACGGTCACTTGGGGCACAAATCGAAAGAATTCCGAGTTAA
- a CDS encoding glycoside hydrolase family 3 protein, whose amino-acid sequence MNQVLLRTTFSLFLLFGFFGSSYCFGFYLTELAANERKRWLDEKAWSITNNMSEEELVGQTIHIAIPSKTVDQIALDEIKQTKPGGIILFGKNLGKKEEILSLTENLQIAAKENGLQPFLISTDQEGGRVFRVQDGITHYPGAMAVGQTGKKEWGETVGFVTSYELRSLGLNFLFAPVLDINNNPLNPVINTRSFGSDVNRVSEVAVAYEKGARAGGCLPVIKHFPGHGDTTVDSHLGLPIINKSLEDLEKLELVPFKQSILGGAEAVMSAHIVYPKIDPNFPATLSKTILTDVLRKSLQFDGIIITDAMEMHAISKNYEKDRPGVLTILAGANIVLLTSWGETAKKFKAQLMDAYKKGEFRFVDKEGKEHDILKEAVQKQVRKKLELGIYDTNSILPKVYEENQKQKEFLTAWEKERNDRYTTLSKSLFFAKEINEDSIRAYPKAVKTSQILPEQTLSFVKNQKLKEVLKSKKIQSVPTKSFGSYVKQKTYTTYLFDSTSEPEILSVVSLAKKFPNKRFLVLHGGTPFIQLPEMENVEYLLSFSLTVGSWEALGVKLTSGKEIPKVDLILLTKELKTPSKGAFPESL is encoded by the coding sequence ATGAACCAAGTTCTTCTACGTACCACCTTTTCCCTTTTCCTTTTGTTCGGATTTTTTGGCTCCTCTTATTGTTTTGGTTTTTACCTCACGGAACTTGCAGCAAATGAAAGAAAACGATGGTTGGATGAAAAAGCATGGTCGATCACAAACAACATGTCGGAAGAAGAATTGGTAGGCCAAACCATCCACATTGCGATTCCTTCCAAAACTGTAGACCAAATTGCGCTAGATGAAATCAAACAAACGAAACCAGGTGGTATCATCCTCTTTGGTAAAAACTTAGGCAAAAAAGAAGAGATCCTTTCCCTCACTGAAAATCTTCAAATCGCTGCCAAAGAAAACGGCTTACAACCTTTTCTCATCTCAACAGACCAAGAAGGAGGTCGTGTGTTCCGTGTCCAAGATGGGATCACACATTACCCTGGTGCAATGGCTGTGGGACAAACTGGGAAAAAGGAATGGGGAGAAACTGTAGGTTTTGTCACATCCTATGAACTGAGAAGTTTAGGTTTGAATTTTTTATTTGCACCTGTTTTGGACATCAATAACAACCCACTGAATCCAGTCATTAACACTCGTTCGTTTGGATCAGATGTTAATCGAGTTTCGGAAGTTGCCGTTGCTTATGAAAAAGGTGCAAGAGCCGGTGGATGTTTACCAGTGATCAAACATTTTCCAGGTCATGGCGATACCACTGTTGATAGCCATCTCGGACTTCCAATCATCAATAAAAGCCTTGAGGATTTAGAAAAACTGGAACTAGTTCCATTCAAACAATCCATCCTAGGTGGGGCAGAAGCGGTGATGTCTGCTCATATTGTGTATCCAAAAATTGATCCAAATTTTCCAGCTACACTCTCTAAGACGATTCTAACAGATGTTTTACGAAAATCACTCCAGTTTGATGGGATCATCATCACAGACGCAATGGAGATGCATGCCATTTCCAAAAACTATGAAAAAGACAGACCTGGTGTTTTAACAATCCTTGCTGGTGCCAATATCGTTTTACTCACAAGTTGGGGAGAAACTGCCAAAAAATTCAAAGCTCAATTGATGGATGCTTACAAAAAGGGAGAATTCCGCTTTGTAGACAAAGAAGGAAAAGAACATGACATCTTAAAAGAAGCAGTCCAAAAACAAGTCCGCAAAAAATTGGAACTAGGTATCTATGATACAAATTCCATCTTACCAAAAGTATACGAAGAAAACCAAAAACAAAAAGAATTCCTGACGGCTTGGGAAAAAGAAAGAAACGATCGTTACACAACACTCAGTAAGTCACTTTTTTTTGCGAAAGAAATCAATGAAGATTCGATCCGTGCTTACCCCAAAGCGGTGAAAACATCTCAAATTTTACCAGAACAAACTCTTTCCTTCGTTAAAAACCAAAAACTGAAAGAGGTTTTGAAATCAAAAAAAATCCAATCAGTTCCCACCAAATCATTTGGAAGTTATGTGAAACAAAAAACATATACTACATATCTGTTTGATTCCACTTCGGAACCAGAAATTCTATCTGTTGTCAGTCTTGCCAAAAAATTTCCAAACAAACGTTTCCTTGTACTCCACGGAGGAACACCCTTCATCCAATTGCCGGAAATGGAAAACGTAGAGTATCTATTATCTTTTTCGTTAACGGTTGGTTCTTGGGAAGCACTTGGAGTGAAACTCACTTCTGGAAAAGAGATTCCAAAAGTGGATTTGATTTTATTAACAAAGGAATTAAAGACACCTTCCAAAGGTGCTTTTCCTGAAAGTTTATAA